A region of Streptomyces halobius DNA encodes the following proteins:
- a CDS encoding lipase/acyltransferase domain-containing protein produces the protein MGIVGDDGDGHRRAVPYAGVPPVFEDRTRDACIVVPGIMGSVLEDTATGAELWGADPGMLTDPLTGKGFLGTLHANGQEQAADDDTARRNPLTRIRATTLLTKPWWLPVFEGLDPYTDLHKALQSVTLNPRAVAPFPYDWRLAVAYNGALLAREARAHLARWREQVAARPEWRAAGERQSRLLFAAHSMGGLVVRAALEQDPELAADTRAVITVGTPFLGSAKSVLALNLLHAGAKPAWLLRHVQAMAATLPGVHDLLPGYRCLDRGLDVERLTPADVARFGGDAHLAARALDEHTRHRESPFTMPGHRAIVGDAQVTVQTLDEHERAGRGVAVGRHHAFDVGEDGELVRDSLTGIPARRNTYGDGTVHGPSAQAGTEANIYVFGQHGTLPRHDEVLRQVRRIALERPQGAHLGGDGSGDGPGLETPHLGGNFGEPLTLRVTGLDTPAGVRLSVRSATTGRLNHPLTLTGGPDRTWSARFTPDAPDLYRVVLDTGSHVPISQLVLVSPPDA, from the coding sequence ATGGGGATTGTGGGGGATGACGGGGACGGGCACCGCCGGGCTGTGCCGTACGCCGGCGTGCCGCCGGTGTTCGAGGACCGGACCAGGGACGCCTGCATCGTCGTGCCGGGCATCATGGGCAGCGTCCTGGAGGACACCGCGACGGGCGCCGAGCTGTGGGGCGCGGACCCTGGGATGCTCACCGACCCGCTGACTGGCAAGGGCTTCCTCGGAACTCTGCACGCCAATGGGCAGGAGCAGGCCGCCGACGACGACACCGCCCGGCGCAACCCGCTGACCCGCATCCGTGCCACCACGCTGCTGACCAAACCATGGTGGCTGCCAGTCTTCGAAGGCCTCGACCCCTACACCGACCTCCACAAGGCGCTGCAGAGCGTCACCCTAAATCCGCGCGCGGTGGCACCATTCCCGTACGACTGGCGCCTGGCCGTCGCCTACAACGGGGCCCTGCTAGCCCGTGAGGCCCGTGCGCACCTCGCACGGTGGCGGGAGCAGGTGGCAGCCCGGCCCGAGTGGCGCGCGGCAGGCGAGCGGCAGTCGCGGCTGCTGTTCGCCGCCCACTCCATGGGCGGGCTCGTGGTGCGGGCCGCTCTGGAACAGGACCCGGAACTCGCGGCCGACACCCGAGCGGTGATCACCGTCGGGACGCCGTTCCTGGGCTCGGCGAAGTCCGTCCTCGCGCTCAACCTCCTGCACGCCGGGGCGAAGCCGGCATGGCTGCTGCGGCACGTCCAGGCGATGGCGGCGACGCTGCCGGGCGTCCACGACCTGCTGCCCGGCTACCGCTGCCTGGACCGAGGCCTCGACGTCGAGCGCCTCACACCCGCGGACGTCGCCCGGTTCGGCGGCGACGCGCACCTGGCCGCGCGCGCCCTCGACGAGCACACGCGCCACCGCGAGAGCCCGTTCACGATGCCGGGGCACCGGGCAATCGTCGGCGATGCCCAGGTCACCGTGCAGACCCTGGACGAGCATGAGCGGGCCGGCCGCGGGGTCGCCGTGGGCCGCCACCACGCCTTCGACGTGGGCGAGGACGGCGAGCTCGTCCGCGACTCGCTCACCGGGATCCCCGCCCGGCGCAACACCTACGGCGACGGCACCGTCCACGGGCCGTCCGCCCAGGCGGGCACCGAGGCGAACATTTACGTGTTCGGCCAGCACGGCACGTTGCCCCGCCACGACGAAGTCCTGCGCCAGGTGCGCCGTATCGCCCTGGAGCGCCCGCAGGGCGCCCACCTGGGCGGTGACGGCAGCGGGGATGGGCCCGGCCTGGAAACTCCCCACCTCGGCGGGAACTTCGGCGAGCCGCTCACCCTGAGGGTCACCGGCCTGGACACCCCCGCGGGCGTGCGCCTGAGCGTCCGCAGTGCCACCACCGGCCGCCTGAACCACCCGCTCACTCTCACCGGCGGCCCCGACCGGACCTGGTCCGCCCGTTTCACCCCCGACGCGCCGGACCTGTACCGCGTGGTCCTGGACACCGGATCCCATGTGCCCATCTCCCAACTCGTACTCGTCAGCCCGCCCGACGCGTGA
- a CDS encoding putative RNA methyltransferase — protein MPVSLHPALESFLALLRCPTCGACLHPDRGALRCPAGHTFDISRHGYVSLLTGTRATSGDDAAMARARDRFLATGRYGPIRRIVAHLAADTVPGQSTVVDVGCGTGYYLAGVLDQLPDARGLGLDTSVRALRATARAHERAAAATWDVFRPLPLADGMADVVLDVFAPRNPSEFHRVLRPGGRLVVVRPTGRHLRELRSQVSGMVAIDPAKERRLHKVLAPFFEAAGTELVEYVTSLTRPEALDLVGMTPSARHLNGADLGDYGLVPDKVTVSVLATAYQPR, from the coding sequence ATGCCTGTTTCGCTTCACCCTGCCCTCGAATCGTTCCTCGCTCTCCTGCGCTGTCCGACGTGCGGCGCTTGTCTCCACCCCGACCGCGGCGCGCTGCGCTGCCCGGCGGGCCACACCTTCGACATCTCCCGTCATGGCTATGTCAGCCTCCTGACGGGCACCCGCGCCACCAGCGGCGACGACGCGGCCATGGCCCGAGCCCGGGACCGGTTTCTGGCCACCGGCAGGTACGGGCCGATCCGCCGGATCGTGGCTCACCTGGCGGCCGACACCGTGCCCGGGCAGAGCACCGTGGTGGACGTGGGGTGCGGCACGGGCTACTACCTGGCCGGCGTCCTCGATCAGCTGCCCGATGCCCGCGGTCTGGGCCTGGACACCTCGGTGCGCGCCCTGCGCGCGACGGCCCGTGCCCATGAGCGAGCAGCTGCCGCGACCTGGGACGTCTTCCGTCCCCTCCCGCTGGCCGACGGGATGGCTGACGTCGTGCTGGACGTGTTCGCCCCGCGCAACCCATCCGAGTTTCACCGGGTGCTGCGCCCGGGCGGTCGGCTGGTCGTAGTGCGTCCGACCGGGCGGCACCTGCGTGAATTGCGCAGCCAGGTGTCCGGAATGGTCGCGATCGACCCGGCCAAGGAACGTCGCCTGCACAAGGTGCTGGCCCCTTTCTTCGAGGCCGCGGGCACCGAGCTGGTCGAGTACGTCACGTCCTTGACCCGACCGGAGGCCCTTGATCTGGTGGGGATGACGCCGAGCGCACGCCATCTGAACGGTGCGGACCTGGGCGATTACGGTCTCGTGCCCGACAAGGTCACCGTCTCCGTGCTGGCCACCGCCTACCAGCCTCGGTGA